The nucleotide sequence CCGCGCTCCAGAAGATTTCCTCCTCCGCCTCGGTATCCCGCTCCTCGACGACGATGAGGGCGCGGAGGTGGTCGATCTCGGCGGCGAAGCGGTGGAGCTCCATATGGACCTCAGCCTTCTCCTTCTATAGGCGCCGCATCATGACCATGGCCTTGCTGGAGGCGCTGGCCGcggcgaggcgctcctcctccatcTCGCCTCACGGCGCCCATGgtctcctcctccgcctccaccctcgccgcccctcttcctcccctTCTCCACCCCACCCCTCTTCCTCCCCGTCCCCGCCCTGCCCCTCTCCTTCCCCGTCCCTGCCCCCGCCCCTCTTCTCCCCGCCGTGCATCCACCTCACGGAGCGGCCCCGCCCCTCTTCTCCCTGCTTCCGCTTCACGGAGCGCCgccggaggggggaggggggcggccggcAGGAGTTGGCGACGAGCTGGAGGTCGAGATGAGATCGGGAggcagttttttctttcttttatctcgaccATACCGGTTGACTTATTAGATGTACTGCGGGTTTAATTATCAAAAGCACAGGGACCTTTTGGCAAAAAGCCTGCGAtggtgaacccggagactcaatccgtgttttattattagggagagataatGTGGATTTCTACAACTATTTATTCCGTATTTTTTGGAGGGTAAAGCCATGAGATCATCGTAACGATATGCGGACTACTACTCGCGTAAGAGAAACCTACTAGGCCAATGTGTTTGAATATCCTCCAAAGGCAGATGCGCCACCAGACGATAGGCCAAGGATTCCATTTGGTAGGAGTTACTCGTACACAATTTGTTTCATTTTAGTTGACAAAAGTTGATAAGAAATTTTCTATAAGCTATTTTGCAATACGTTCGTGGCGGCGCTTCGGTGCTACCCTAGACGATGTCGAAGAGCTGACAACCTCGTGTTCTCCTTGGCTCTTTAGATCGACAAGTTTAGGGTTTGGTCGACGGTATCATCATTTTGGGAAGGTGAAGGCAATGTGTTGGCTGTTTGGTTCTCTGGCAGCACCTCTGACATGGTTAGTCGTCGATGCTTTAGGCGGGGTTCCAGGGGGCAGCTCATGAGCTTCTGTCTCATGGATGTGCACATCAGGATCCATGCAGTTTTACGGTGGCCTTCATCGGCAAATCTAGTGTCTGGACCGTCGATCCTTCTAGATCAACGTTGTCGACCTTTCTTCGTAGAGTTCCGGGAACGGTGCAGAACTCCAGTTGCGACAACAATTGGCGTGCCATCGGCATGTCGAACCCGAAGAGGATGGATAAATCCTCAAGGACCACAGTGCAATTTTCCTTTTTGAGGGCTTTCTTTGCAGTGCTGTTTTTTCATTACGGAGAAAAAAATATATTCTAAATTGAATTGTGTTCTACGGAAGGAGCAACAAGAGCAACAGCAAGTGGGCCGGCGTCAGGCGTCGTCCACTACTACACACAAGTGAGCGGTTGAATGCTGTCATTAGTGTGCACCGTGAAGTATTATTCATGTTCGAGGAGCACGTTTGTTGAACAAATCTCACAGACAGGCCAATCACAAATCCCCCACACTCGGCGCTCGTATTCCGTGCCGTCTGCGCGCCCGTACTTCCCTTTTGTTTGCGCATGCCTCCACACACGCAACTTCACGGTCTAGCATTCGCACGACCGCGATCCCCATTGATTTGATTAGCTCTCTCACGTGAAAAGATGGGGAGGGTAATAAGTGGAGGCATGTTAAAatcagtttttttttttgaaaagaagatATTCCTACGCCCGTTCCAACAGAATTCCATAGCGCAAGTCATCGGGCCCGCTAAAAAGTTTTCAAAGACAAATGTGAAAATTCAGAGGAAAATGAAGGAGTTTACTCCTACGCGCCCGAGCGCTACAACGCTCGATCCTAATCTTTTCAGCCCCCCTGATTTCAACAGGTGAGGGGCCGGTGCGCCAAACCTTCTCCCCTCAATTACGTAAACAGAAAAGTTTTGACGCTTTCTGAAACCGGCCGCTCCAACGCGCGCGCGTCAGATAGCCAAGCCCAAAAATGAAAGGGAAGGAAGAGATCAAACATGATTTTTGAGGCCCGCTGGAAAAAGAAGTGATCGGGCACAAGGGGTTGAAAACCCCAATCAATCAACCAAATCCAATGGGCTGCCGCTGCATCTTCGAGATAAAGAATGAGGGCGAGGCAACGAACGATGATGATTAAAAACCTTCTTGTTTTGTTGGCTAGGAACcggttgtggtggtggtggtggtagcggtAGTAGGATCCAACCCAAAATTCTACTAGTACCGAGTATCCCTTGCGCCCCTCAATTCCTCGATTTAATGATTGGTTCATGGACGCCGTCGGCTCCATCATCAGGGACCATCGCCTTCTCACACCTCTCGGTTGGAAGCTTGGAAATATCCCCGGGTTCGGAAAAACGGGGCGCAAACAACCGTGTAAAATGATTTGTTATGTCCAAATGCTGCCATGTTTGTTTGCACTACCAAGCATTTCTTTATGTTTGCATGCGTCaatcaggccaactccaccgcacggcCTCAAACGGACGTGCCTCTGTCCGTTGCGTCGTGAATGCATCCAACACACGGGCGCACCCCAATTGATGTCCGGGGTGGACGTgattaaaaaaacataaaaactaaaataaaatgtcgaaaaagtaaataaaaaaatataaaaacataaaacataaattaacCATCACGGTCACAAAGCAGCTCAGTTCCATGGTTCACATTCTCAAAATTAACATTAAAAAAACGCCGCCTGCGCGCTCCTGCCGTGTCCGTCGATAccgtggccgtcgccgtcttcagtGCCCGCCGATGTCATCGTCGTCACTGACGAGATAAACGTAgtccggcggcgtccagaggtgggacGACGGTCCATGGTACACGGGGGCGGGTTGGAAGGCGGCAGGTACCTGCACCACCTCCTCTGGTGGCGACGCGTCCCGTACCTgcaccagttcacgccccccaCGGCGTCGGCCATTTCCGGAGCCATGCACGATCAGCTCCGGTGTTGGCCCACCAGGCCCAGGTGAAACGcggccaccggctcctcctccatcacctcctccgCCCTCACCATCTCCAGCTCGGGGAAGGCGACGTCGCCGATCGCAGAGAGGGCCATTGGCGCTcatcgtgcgtgttcatggagtcccCCATGACATATTGcatgagccgggcctcctcctccgctgtcatacgaggaggtggaggtggcgatGTAGATGGTGAAGGCGATGGCGTGGGCATGAGGCCGTGCACCCGTGTACGCCCACGCACCTCtcgacgtggccgccgcggccccgacGACGTGCCGGCGAAGAAAGAGGCGCGCTGCACGTTGTGCTCGTCCCTTAGCCATGTGTCCTAGAGCACGAAGTCGGGGGCGTACCTATCGTCGTGGAAGAGGTCGtcgggaaggaggaggcggcggcgctcgatctcctcgCGCGCGCACGGCTGCTCGTCGAGACCGACGGGATCGAGACCCGGTCGGCGGAGAGGTGCCAGTTATTGGGGAGGTGGACATTGCTCCACAggaccggcgtcctcgtctcccaatacTGCCGGCATACATCCGCGTTGATATACTGCCGGTTGCGCTCGCCGCCGGCCCTAGGGCCGATGGTGAATGGGGCAGGCACGGGGCCCCGACGCGGTGGCGATGCGGCCTCCTCTTTCACGGAGCCGCAACGACGTCCCGAGGAGGAGCCGGTCTCACGGTCATACTTCCCCTTGCAGGCGTGGTTCCATAATCCCATGGCTGCgaggcggccggccggcgagttgAGCACAgggagaggctagggtttggagtggggcgtgtcgggtttcgaggaggcagCGTGCTGGAATGGGGAGTGTGGATGACGACCGGTTCACGGCCtccccatttaagaaggacggcgACCGTTTGCAtgggcggatgacaggtggggccggccgcaCGTACGCATTGATGTTGGCGGGTGGGAGGTAGATAGCCGCCTGCTACGCGGCCCCGATGCAGACGAGCATCGTGTTCGTTTACTGTGCGCCGCGACCCAAACCCAGCGCATGTTTACGCTCGAAATGGGTCAGCTTGGACACAGAACAAACCAAATGGGCTCAGGCCGTCGCGCGTTGGGCCGTCTGATTTATCCTTTTTACCTCAAACGAATCGGGACGGGtggtgcggtggagttggcctcaccaAATGCAACGCACCCTTTTATTACCCCCGCGGTGAGCTGACCTCTCTCCGTCCGGTGCTTGTGTCTCCAGCCGGCTTCTTCCTCCCCTCCTTGTTTCATGGCGGGGAAGGGTGGGGCGATGATGCCCATAGCCCGTCCAATTTGACCCATGCCGTCCTGGACCTATATCATACGCACACGCGCGCTCTCTACCGCTCCCACCACGCTCTCCCGCAACCTCGTCTCGTCCCGTCTTCTGCTTTTTGCTCGCCTGCGGTGGGAGGGAGCTTTTCGCTTTGGTTTAGGTGCTTCTTTCCCACTCACCACTTTCCTCCGCCCTGCGTGCGGTGTCACGCACACCAAAAGCTCCTGCCTTTGCCTTATCTCAGCACCGGCACCACCCTGCCCCCGCCCCTAGTGGGATTTGGTGGGAGCTGCTCTGCTCGCTCCAGCTACTTGCCTCCCTCGCGCGCTTCTTTGCTCCGCTGGTGTTGGTGTTGCCCTTGGCGTTGGGGGCCAGCGTCACTCTCGCCTCGTCACCGCACCTCACCTCGCCGCACCgcaccgcacgcacgcgcgcgcgcgcggcgCTCTTCCCTTCTCCTCTCTTCCCGGTGGGCTCGGAATTCGGACGATTTCTTGGTTGCGTCTGCTTGGGGCGCGGCGAGCGGCGGATCTTTTGCGGAATTCCGGCGGGGAAAGGGCGGGGGATGAACTGCGGGCAGCCGGACCAGCTGCCGCCGGCCACGGCGGGCTTCCTCAACCTCAACTGGGACAGCTCCATGGACGCCTCCCATCCGATGGCCTCCTCGCCGGCCTCCAACTCCGCGGCGGCCACCGAGGGGCTCGCACTCCACGGGATCTCGCCGCGGCCGCAGCCGCACTACGGCGCCGGCGGCACGCCGCTCGGCTCGCCCACCAAGCTCAACCTCTCCATGATGGGCCAgtaccgccaccaccaccaccacagcccctacccgccgccgccgccgcaggtggGCGGCGCCGGCCTGCCCACCCTGGAGAACCTCATGCCCATGGGCTCCCTCGACCAGTTCCTCGCCGACCCGGGCTTCGCCGAGCGCGCCGCCAGGCTCTCCGGGTTCGGCCCCGCGCAGTTCGGCCTCCCGGACGACGGCCCCGTCGGCGCGCTCAAGGAGCTGGAGCTCGGGAGCGCCCGGGACGACTCGTCGGTGTCCGATCCGGCGTCGGCCGGCGCCGGGATGGCGCTCAAGGGCGCCTCCGACAGCAATGCCAGGAAGCggaaggccggcggcggcggcagcaaggGGAAGGGCAAGGACGCCTCCgtgtccaccacctccgccaaggaTCTCCTCGCCAAGGTACGCAAGACACATACAGAATTCTGCTCTGTTGTCGAAGGAGCGAGAGGTCGATCTCACCCTGCGAGCACCGCCGTCGCCGTGGCCGTGCAGGAGGACTCGGCGTCGAAGCGCTGCAGGTCCATGTccatggaggaggcggaggagaattccggcaaggggaaggccgcgCAGAGCAGCAGCGAGAACGGCGGGAGGAGGCAGGGCAAGGACGGCGCGTCCAAGCTGCCCGAGCCGCCCAAGGACTTCATCCACGTCcgggcgcggcgcggcgaggcCACGGACAGCCATAGCCTGGCCGAGAGGGTACGTACAATTCTCGGCCTCTCCCTCCCTTGCATTGTGTCAGATCATTTTCACGGCGGAGTAGAATTTCTCATGCCCTGCTTCGTCTTGTGCTGTGCTCAGGTGAGAAGAGAGAAGATCAGCCAGCGGATGAAGCTGCTGCAGGACCTGGTGCCCGGCTGCAACAAGGTACCTGCTCATCATTTCGCAATCGTTGCGATGTGCCTCGGTGTGCCCCCGGATTTGAGACCTGGAGAAATGTTGcccgtttcaggtggtgggcaagGCCGTGATGCTGGACGAGATCATCAACTACGTGCAGTCGCTGCAACGGCAAGTCGAGGTACACGCACGCCCCCATTGCCAACCAAAAACAGATCATGAATTGCCATCTGAAACACTTGTTGCCATTCGTGTCAACTTCTGCCTGCAGTTTCTGTCGATGAAGCTGGCGACGGTGAACCCGCAGCTGGACTTCAACAGCCTGCCCAGCCTCCTTGCCAAAGATGTGAGGACCAAGCATCTACTCCATATGCATGCATACATGCGCGCTCCCGTTGCCACATCCGGCTCAGCTCACTCACTCGTGTGCCGATTTTGGGTTGTGATGATGGCAGATGCAGCAGCAGTCGTGTGGGCAGCTGCAGCAGGGCTCGTCGCATTTTTTCCCGCTGGACGCGTCGGGCGCGCCGCTCCCCTACATGGGGGGCCAGGGGAGCAGCGACCCTCTCGGCTGCGGCATGTCcgacggcggcggcatgggcgacgACCACGGCGCCATGCACCCGCTCGACCAGGCCTTCTGCCGCCCCATGGGCTCCCAGCAGCAGCACTTCCTCAGCGACGCCGCCGCCTCTCAGGTAACACTTTTTTCTTGAAAAAATCATGTCGCAGCTTTGTTTTTGTAGATGCTGAACAATCTGTGATTGTAAACGTGTGTGCAGGTTGGGGCCTTCTGGCAG is from Triticum aestivum cultivar Chinese Spring chromosome 3A, IWGSC CS RefSeq v2.1, whole genome shotgun sequence and encodes:
- the LOC123063055 gene encoding transcription factor bHLH77 isoform X1; the protein is MNCGQPDQLPPATAGFLNLNWDSSMDASHPMASSPASNSAAATEGLALHGISPRPQPHYGAGGTPLGSPTKLNLSMMGQYRHHHHHSPYPPPPPQVGGAGLPTLENLMPMGSLDQFLADPGFAERAARLSGFGPAQFGLPDDGPVGALKELELGSARDDSSVSDPASAGAGMALKGASDSNARKRKAGGGGSKGKGKDASVSTTSAKDLLAKVRKTHTEFCSVVEGARGRSHPASTAVAVAVQEDSASKRCRSMSMEEAEENSGKGKAAQSSSENGGRRQGKDGASKLPEPPKDFIHVRARRGEATDSHSLAERVRREKISQRMKLLQDLVPGCNKVVGKAVMLDEIINYVQSLQRQVEFLSMKLATVNPQLDFNSLPSLLAKDMQQQSCGQLQQGSSHFFPLDASGAPLPYMGGQGSSDPLGCGMSDGGGMGDDHGAMHPLDQAFCRPMGSQQQHFLSDAAASQVGAFWQDLQSVVQMDMGQSQEIATSSNSYDGECKSSFNFSLNSEDRHHFQPKIRMLNFVRSCRSGSLQTVHMKMEL
- the LOC123063055 gene encoding transcription factor bHLH77 isoform X3, whose product is MNCGQPDQLPPATAGFLNLNWDSSMDASHPMASSPASNSAAATEGLALHGISPRPQPHYGAGGTPLGSPTKLNLSMMGQYRHHHHHSPYPPPPPQVGGAGLPTLENLMPMGSLDQFLADPGFAERAARLSGFGPAQFGLPDDGPVGALKELELGSARDDSSVSDPASAGAGMALKGASDSNARKRKAGGGGSKGKGKDASVSTTSAKDLLAKEDSASKRCRSMSMEEAEENSGKGKAAQSSSENGGRRQGKDGASKLPEPPKDFIHVRARRGEATDSHSLAERVRREKISQRMKLLQDLVPGCNKVVGKAVMLDEIINYVQSLQRQVEFLSMKLATVNPQLDFNSLPSLLAKDMQQQSCGQLQQGSSHFFPLDASGAPLPYMGGQGSSDPLGCGMSDGGGMGDDHGAMHPLDQAFCRPMGSQQQHFLSDAAASQVGAFWQDLQSVVQMDMGQSQEIATSSNSYDGSLQTVHMKMEL
- the LOC123063055 gene encoding uncharacterized protein isoform X2, coding for MNCGQPDQLPPATAGFLNLNWDSSMDASHPMASSPASNSAAATEGLALHGISPRPQPHYGAGGTPLGSPTKLNLSMMGQYRHHHHHSPYPPPPPQVGGAGLPTLENLMPMGSLDQFLADPGFAERAARLSGFGPAQFGLPDDGPVGALKELELGSARDDSSVSDPASAGAGMALKGASDSNARKRKAGGGGSKGKGKDASVSTTSAKDLLAKEDSASKRCRSMSMEEAEENSGKGKAAQSSSENGGRRQGKDGASKLPEPPKDFIHVRARRGEATDSHSLAERVRREKISQRMKLLQDLVPGCNKVPAHHFAIVAMCLGVPPDLRPGEMLPVSGGGQGRDAGRDHQLRAVAATASRVSVDEAGDGEPAAGLQQPAQPPCQRYAAAVVWAAAAGLVAFFPAGRVGRAAPLHGGPGEQRPSRLRHVRRRRHGRRPRRHAPARPGLLPPHGLPAAALPQRRRRLSGWGLLAGSAERGSDGHGAEPGDRHLLQQLRRLVADGPHENGALT